In a single window of the Nitrospira sp. genome:
- a CDS encoding N-acetylmuramoyl-L-alanine amidase: MQEREPWLFSFTPLTLTVAGTLFFLSTAMAPQALAWSSDTPRTLSIQGSKQSHVRGTAASLAPVTIRNIRATTSPEKIRLVLDLDRPTRVIEQHVEDPSRVLIALPDAWLSQTVRGKATDGTIPTPFMVTQVAPHTVAISLPTTSFQSYKHFILSDPPRVVIDVTLPIEQGLNPANAPQETSKRVVPTAPQPITPRTKGYTTIVIDPGHGGKDPGARGSQKTEEKDVTLKVGLQLRKLLSKHPGVRVLMTRDRDVFVELEERARFANSNEADLFVSIHVNSHPVRTVKGIEIYHFGEAKDHRALEVAARENGTPISNTGVGWEYLVADLLTTKKIEESLELAWNAKAAMVAQMNGHYEVDDHGVKTAPFYVLRFTSMPSILAEIAYISNPAEEELLKKPVFVQDVAQSLYQGIVAFLSAGKSDIR, from the coding sequence ATGCAAGAACGAGAGCCCTGGCTGTTTTCATTCACGCCCCTCACGCTCACCGTAGCTGGCACCCTCTTCTTCCTTTCCACTGCGATGGCTCCCCAAGCGTTGGCTTGGTCATCCGACACACCACGGACGCTGTCGATACAGGGATCGAAACAGAGCCATGTCAGAGGGACGGCCGCTTCCCTCGCCCCGGTCACAATCCGTAACATCCGTGCGACGACCAGTCCGGAGAAAATCAGGCTCGTCCTGGACCTCGATCGTCCGACGAGAGTCATCGAACAGCACGTCGAGGATCCAAGCCGGGTGCTCATTGCACTCCCTGACGCCTGGCTCAGCCAAACAGTGCGGGGCAAAGCCACGGACGGAACGATCCCCACACCCTTTATGGTCACTCAAGTCGCCCCTCACACCGTAGCCATTTCCCTCCCCACGACGTCGTTCCAATCATATAAGCACTTCATTTTATCCGACCCTCCACGGGTAGTCATCGATGTCACGCTTCCCATAGAACAAGGTCTTAACCCGGCAAACGCCCCTCAAGAGACCTCAAAACGTGTCGTCCCTACGGCCCCTCAGCCTATTACCCCACGGACCAAGGGGTACACCACCATTGTGATCGATCCAGGCCACGGAGGAAAAGATCCGGGTGCTCGGGGGAGTCAAAAGACCGAGGAGAAGGACGTTACCCTCAAGGTAGGGCTTCAACTCCGAAAACTCTTGAGTAAGCACCCCGGGGTACGAGTATTGATGACCCGTGACCGGGATGTCTTTGTGGAATTAGAGGAACGAGCTCGATTTGCGAACAGCAACGAGGCTGATCTGTTTGTCTCCATCCATGTCAATTCCCACCCCGTACGCACGGTGAAAGGCATAGAGATCTATCACTTTGGGGAAGCCAAGGATCACCGGGCGCTGGAGGTGGCGGCACGAGAGAACGGAACACCCATCAGCAACACGGGAGTTGGGTGGGAATACCTCGTGGCAGATCTTTTAACAACGAAAAAGATCGAGGAATCGCTCGAGCTCGCCTGGAATGCCAAAGCCGCCATGGTAGCTCAAATGAATGGCCACTATGAAGTCGACGATCATGGCGTCAAGACCGCCCCTTTCTATGTCTTGAGATTCACGAGCATGCCCAGCATTTTGGCGGAGATCGCCTATATTTCAAACCCCGCAGAAGAAGAGCTCCTCAAAAAACCTGTATTCGTCCAGGATGTTGCTCAATCGCTCTACCAGGGTATTGTCGCTTTCCTCTCGGCCGGCAAGTCTGATATACGCTAA
- a CDS encoding NYN domain-containing protein has product MPTHLIIDGYNLLSAGGRLSGQLESARERLLYDLASYRHRKHHHITVVFDGWQQGHPSEQREHRSGVQVIYSKRGERADQVIQRLAREYGPDCAVVSSDHEIAYAARAHGAFVMGAQEFTSKLRASSLPSESVPHKELDTGEDFTVRRGPEKKGNPRKLPKSQRQRDRHLKRF; this is encoded by the coding sequence ATGCCGACTCATCTGATTATTGATGGGTATAATCTTCTATCTGCCGGGGGCCGACTGAGCGGACAGCTTGAGTCGGCCCGCGAACGACTGCTGTATGATTTGGCGAGCTACCGACATCGCAAGCATCATCATATCACTGTCGTGTTTGATGGGTGGCAGCAGGGCCACCCATCGGAGCAGCGGGAACACCGTTCGGGCGTGCAGGTGATCTATTCAAAGCGGGGAGAGCGAGCCGATCAGGTTATTCAGCGACTGGCCAGGGAGTATGGACCTGACTGTGCCGTAGTCAGCTCCGACCATGAAATCGCATACGCGGCTCGGGCCCACGGGGCCTTTGTCATGGGAGCTCAGGAGTTTACTTCTAAACTACGGGCATCATCGCTCCCAAGCGAAAGCGTGCCGCACAAAGAGCTGGATACAGGAGAGGACTTTACGGTACGGCGTGGACCGGAGAAAAAAGGCAATCCGAGAAAGCTTCCTAAGTCTCAACGGCAGCGTGACCGACACCTTAAGCGATTTTGA
- a CDS encoding TatD family hydrolase, with protein MLIDTHTHLDDARYNDDREAMITRAQEAGVEAFMTIGCDLATSQAAVTLATRYPFIYASIGVHPHEVKHIDDDWYHEFRQLALNKKVVAYGEIGLDYHYNHSSPKEQRERFREQIQLARELKLPVIIHTREAQEDTITILKEEKASEVGGVFHCFSGDAWLAKDALDLGFYLSFSGILTFPNATMLRDIAQNTPLDRVLIETDCPYLTPVPYRGKRNEPAYVSQVAQQLASLHTISLEEIGKRTSTNAKQLFKIA; from the coding sequence GTGTTGATCGATACCCATACACACTTAGACGACGCCCGGTACAATGATGACCGCGAGGCGATGATCACCCGTGCGCAGGAAGCTGGGGTCGAAGCGTTTATGACGATCGGATGCGATTTGGCCACCAGCCAAGCAGCCGTGACGCTTGCCACACGCTACCCTTTCATCTATGCCTCAATCGGCGTCCACCCACACGAGGTTAAACACATCGACGACGATTGGTATCACGAATTTCGTCAGCTCGCGCTCAATAAGAAGGTTGTGGCCTACGGCGAGATCGGATTGGACTATCACTACAACCACTCCTCCCCAAAGGAACAACGCGAGCGGTTTCGTGAGCAGATCCAGCTCGCACGCGAACTCAAACTCCCTGTGATTATTCATACGAGGGAGGCGCAAGAGGACACAATTACTATTTTGAAGGAAGAAAAGGCGTCAGAAGTCGGCGGGGTCTTCCACTGCTTTTCCGGAGATGCCTGGCTGGCAAAGGATGCGTTGGATCTTGGATTCTATCTATCCTTTTCGGGCATCCTCACATTTCCTAATGCCACGATGCTCCGTGATATCGCCCAAAATACACCCCTTGACCGTGTATTAATTGAAACCGATTGCCCGTACCTGACACCGGTTCCCTACCGCGGCAAACGCAACGAGCCGGCTTACGTCTCACAGGTGGCCCAACAGCTGGCCTCTCTCCACACGATCTCCCTTGAGGAAATCGGCAAACGGACCAGCACCAACGCGAAACAGTTGTTCAAAATCGCTTAA
- a CDS encoding 3-deoxy-7-phosphoheptulonate synthase: MNRPIDNQHVIEIKALPSPRAVKTKLPITDQAAALVVETREAIRRILHGQDRDRLLVIVGPCSIHDPDAAYEYAAKLKPVADALRDRFLIVMRTYFEKPRTTVGWKGLINDPRLDGTCDIATGVELARAILLKINQLGLPCGTELLDPISPQYVADLISWAAIGARTTESQTHREMASGVSMPVGFKNGTEGSLQVAVNAMLSARTPHHFVGINADGQTAIIKTLGNPDRHIVLRGGGGKTNYEAEHVAKAEAAVAGEGIVRPIMIDCSHDNSKKDHTRQGFVAQEVLRQFREGRQTIMGLMLESNLNPGKQAWKEGVALQHGVSITDACLGWDETEQLLHELATAVTPKPVS; the protein is encoded by the coding sequence ATGAATAGACCGATCGACAATCAACACGTTATTGAAATCAAGGCGCTCCCGTCACCTCGCGCCGTCAAGACCAAACTGCCCATTACCGATCAAGCGGCTGCCCTCGTTGTTGAAACCAGAGAAGCGATTCGTCGGATCCTCCATGGCCAGGACCGAGACCGGCTGCTGGTCATCGTCGGGCCCTGTTCCATCCATGATCCCGATGCGGCCTATGAATATGCGGCCAAGCTGAAGCCTGTTGCCGACGCCTTGCGCGACCGATTCCTGATCGTGATGCGAACCTACTTCGAAAAGCCGAGGACCACGGTGGGATGGAAGGGCCTCATCAATGACCCTCGGCTTGATGGAACCTGCGACATCGCGACGGGAGTGGAGTTGGCCAGAGCGATTCTCCTCAAGATCAATCAATTGGGTCTTCCCTGCGGCACCGAGTTGCTGGATCCAATTAGTCCACAGTACGTGGCCGATCTTATCAGCTGGGCAGCGATCGGCGCTCGCACCACCGAAAGCCAAACCCATCGCGAAATGGCCAGTGGTGTCTCCATGCCGGTTGGATTCAAGAACGGAACGGAAGGCAGCCTGCAGGTCGCCGTCAATGCCATGCTTTCCGCCCGCACGCCGCACCATTTCGTTGGCATCAATGCCGATGGCCAAACCGCCATCATCAAGACCCTGGGGAATCCCGACCGCCATATCGTGCTCCGTGGCGGAGGCGGAAAGACCAACTACGAAGCAGAACACGTCGCGAAAGCAGAAGCAGCCGTCGCAGGTGAAGGCATCGTCCGCCCGATCATGATCGACTGTTCGCATGACAACTCCAAGAAAGATCATACCCGCCAGGGGTTCGTGGCCCAAGAAGTACTGCGGCAGTTCCGCGAAGGCCGCCAGACGATCATGGGACTCATGCTTGAGAGCAACCTGAACCCAGGCAAACAAGCTTGGAAAGAAGGGGTGGCTCTGCAGCATGGTGTCTCCATTACCGATGCCTGTCTAGGCTGGGATGAAACCGAACAGTTGCTGCACGAGCTCGCCACTGCCGTCACCCCCAAGCCAGTCTCTTGA
- a CDS encoding TonB-dependent receptor, which translates to MTVRVIVAGIVCGICSISYAEEQELTKAIKGVVQNQDLRRVPQAGIEVKNQDGDVVFSSISNDAGEFNVSIQENGTYSVSAMQGTARSEYIVFTVGGEPTKSVTLTLSTTRDVAVEVFSPLPPIQAKASSETYSLNRKEIETLPRGNNINLEDLLVTIPSAVYGSLKQVHIRQDHANLQLRIDGVPIPETVSSTFSDVLAPRAWERADIVLGGMEANVGNKTAALIDITTKSGTKPGFGSIQMFGGSNKTINPSFEYGGTIGEKFRYYFLNSHTATNRGIEPPTVGHSIFHGQSERNQTMFRGDYQHDNNNNFTFLFLTSIAKYQIPTFPGHTANPTILGLLPGGFTPAPSEMVDENQKEDNQYGHLVWRHDINSRNFFSLAGYFRRTRATFRTDPFNVLSYVPDETEPFSSGSQDRTGYSGGVRMDYTYVHSKEHLIRAGFQIDRTQAINKTRLFTFLDDGVGNPAGGVINPNADNRLIGWRQELWIQDQWSPNEQWTFNLGVRADVVQYQRDEAQISPRLGVTYRYSPAHAFHAFYGRMFTPPNLEAISFAKLNTVGTKAAPEDTTNNQPRAERAHYFEIGTTHALTDWATLQLTGYYKLARYMSDAGQFGTTPLLNYFAFERGWSRGADAALKVWFIENLTGRGNVAWGQCKGYGLQSGHFLLEAAEIADINSRSGVHCDHQQTLTASGILSYQLLDERTTLTGQVLFASGLRAAEEGGKTNSTHSPSYTIYNFSINHVIPLPWHGQKLLLGFDIVNALDQKYFINQGEGSIGLGVSHAGMPRSFFFRGQWFF; encoded by the coding sequence ATGACGGTTCGAGTGATCGTCGCCGGAATTGTGTGCGGGATATGTTCCATCAGTTACGCTGAGGAGCAAGAGCTGACCAAGGCGATCAAGGGGGTTGTCCAAAATCAGGACCTTCGACGGGTGCCGCAAGCAGGTATTGAAGTGAAGAATCAAGATGGTGACGTGGTTTTCTCGAGTATCTCGAATGATGCCGGTGAATTCAACGTGTCCATTCAGGAAAATGGCACGTACTCTGTCAGTGCGATGCAAGGTACCGCTCGGAGCGAATACATCGTGTTCACAGTGGGTGGGGAGCCAACGAAGTCGGTGACCCTCACCCTTTCCACGACAAGAGACGTGGCCGTCGAGGTGTTTTCACCGCTCCCACCGATCCAGGCCAAAGCATCCAGTGAAACCTATTCACTGAACCGGAAGGAAATCGAAACCCTTCCGCGTGGCAATAACATTAATCTGGAAGATCTGTTGGTTACTATCCCCAGCGCCGTGTACGGATCATTGAAGCAAGTCCATATCCGCCAAGACCATGCCAATCTTCAGCTGCGCATCGATGGGGTCCCGATCCCGGAAACGGTCTCATCCACGTTTTCCGATGTGCTGGCGCCCAGGGCCTGGGAGCGAGCTGATATTGTGCTGGGGGGGATGGAAGCCAACGTGGGCAATAAGACGGCCGCGCTTATTGATATTACGACGAAGAGTGGGACGAAACCTGGGTTTGGGTCGATTCAGATGTTCGGAGGGTCGAATAAGACGATCAATCCATCGTTCGAGTACGGCGGCACGATTGGTGAGAAGTTTCGGTACTATTTCTTGAACAGTCATACGGCAACGAATCGCGGTATTGAGCCTCCCACCGTTGGACACTCCATCTTTCACGGGCAGAGCGAGCGGAATCAGACGATGTTCCGTGGCGACTATCAACACGACAATAACAACAATTTCACCTTTTTGTTCCTCACCTCCATTGCGAAGTACCAGATCCCGACCTTCCCCGGACACACAGCGAATCCAACGATTCTTGGCCTATTGCCGGGAGGATTTACACCGGCGCCGTCGGAGATGGTGGATGAGAATCAGAAGGAGGACAATCAATACGGCCATCTGGTGTGGAGGCACGACATCAACAGCCGGAATTTTTTTAGCCTCGCTGGGTATTTCCGCCGTACGCGAGCGACGTTTCGGACGGATCCATTCAACGTCTTGTCCTATGTGCCAGATGAGACCGAACCCTTTTCCTCCGGCAGTCAGGATCGTACAGGCTATTCCGGAGGTGTGCGAATGGATTACACGTACGTGCACAGTAAGGAACACTTGATCAGAGCTGGGTTCCAGATCGATCGGACCCAGGCGATCAACAAAACGAGGCTATTTACCTTCCTTGACGATGGAGTGGGGAATCCAGCTGGGGGCGTGATCAATCCGAACGCCGACAATCGGTTGATTGGCTGGCGTCAGGAATTGTGGATTCAAGACCAATGGTCACCGAATGAACAGTGGACCTTCAACCTCGGGGTCCGCGCCGACGTTGTACAGTACCAGCGTGACGAAGCACAAATCAGCCCACGGCTTGGTGTGACATACCGCTACAGCCCGGCGCATGCCTTCCACGCATTTTATGGGCGCATGTTCACTCCTCCCAATCTTGAAGCGATTTCCTTCGCCAAGTTGAATACGGTGGGAACCAAGGCGGCGCCGGAGGACACGACCAACAATCAGCCACGGGCGGAACGAGCCCATTATTTCGAGATCGGTACTACCCATGCCTTAACAGACTGGGCCACTCTGCAATTGACGGGCTACTACAAGTTAGCCAGGTACATGTCAGATGCAGGGCAGTTCGGAACGACTCCGCTGCTGAACTATTTTGCTTTCGAGCGGGGGTGGTCTCGTGGGGCTGACGCTGCACTCAAAGTGTGGTTCATAGAGAATCTGACGGGTCGCGGCAACGTTGCATGGGGGCAATGCAAAGGGTATGGGCTGCAATCAGGCCATTTCCTATTGGAGGCGGCCGAGATTGCGGACATCAATTCGCGCAGTGGTGTCCATTGCGATCACCAGCAGACGCTGACCGCATCGGGGATCTTAAGCTACCAATTGCTCGACGAGCGAACAACCCTGACGGGCCAGGTGCTCTTTGCCTCGGGCTTACGGGCGGCAGAGGAAGGTGGAAAGACCAACTCCACTCATAGCCCGTCTTACACGATCTATAACTTTTCGATCAACCATGTCATTCCGTTGCCTTGGCATGGACAGAAACTCTTGCTAGGATTTGATATCGTGAATGCGCTGGACCAAAAGTATTTCATCAACCAAGGAGAGGGGAGTATCGGCCTTGGAGTGTCCCACGCCGGTATGCCACGGTCATTCTTTTTCCGCGGACAATGGTTCTTCTGA
- a CDS encoding energy transducer TonB, translated as MMSAIETIRVISKHVAPICVLAVLLAPAAVFAAAGDDATHESDHEEDVLELPEVHVHGLSLNKDQQLGPVAKSTPWPAIPASLNGQEIDDWMKARLLVSKQAKVTVVVLEPCKHRELTTAGVKALGRWTFDPQMRGDDPIDGELTVRIHFRTR; from the coding sequence ATGATGTCAGCTATCGAAACCATACGTGTCATCAGCAAGCATGTGGCGCCTATTTGTGTACTTGCCGTCTTGCTCGCACCCGCCGCCGTCTTTGCAGCGGCGGGCGATGACGCCACGCACGAGAGCGACCACGAGGAAGATGTGTTGGAGTTGCCCGAGGTTCATGTTCATGGGTTATCCCTGAACAAGGATCAACAGCTTGGCCCCGTGGCTAAGTCTACTCCCTGGCCTGCTATTCCTGCTTCACTCAATGGACAGGAAATCGATGATTGGATGAAGGCGCGCTTGTTGGTTTCCAAGCAGGCGAAGGTTACCGTCGTGGTGCTGGAGCCCTGTAAGCATCGCGAGCTGACGACCGCTGGAGTGAAGGCGCTCGGACGCTGGACCTTCGACCCTCAAATGCGGGGCGATGATCCGATTGATGGTGAGCTGACAGTCCGCATCCATTTCCGTACCAGGTAG
- a CDS encoding phosphatase PAP2 family protein codes for MTWDETLFLAINGLAGQSAAADYFFLQIGNRSMLYVPGACAIAYWMWSSWREAVLGGPVLGAAVGLTDFFGGQLKWVFERVRPCRALREVAKIEPSGCGGLFSFPSNHAANTAAIASFLQILYPKSGWVTWPIVVLIGFARVYVGAHYVTDVLGGWMLGGVVGGGAAWALLQWPRFRKKVATVVQPVSQVEARS; via the coding sequence ATGACCTGGGACGAGACCCTCTTTCTTGCAATCAACGGCTTAGCTGGCCAGTCGGCAGCAGCCGACTATTTCTTTCTTCAAATTGGCAATCGCAGCATGCTCTATGTGCCCGGAGCCTGTGCGATTGCCTATTGGATGTGGAGTAGCTGGCGGGAGGCGGTGTTAGGAGGTCCCGTTTTAGGGGCAGCCGTCGGACTGACCGACTTTTTCGGGGGACAACTCAAATGGGTGTTTGAACGAGTGAGACCCTGCCGGGCTCTGAGAGAAGTCGCCAAAATTGAGCCGAGCGGCTGTGGGGGCCTATTTAGTTTTCCCTCGAACCACGCGGCAAATACTGCGGCCATTGCTTCGTTTCTCCAGATTCTCTATCCCAAGTCTGGTTGGGTCACATGGCCGATTGTGGTACTCATCGGGTTTGCTCGAGTGTATGTGGGGGCCCATTATGTGACCGACGTTCTTGGTGGATGGATGCTTGGAGGGGTTGTCGGTGGGGGCGCGGCGTGGGCATTGCTGCAATGGCCGCGGTTCAGGAAAAAGGTGGCGACTGTCGTACAGCCAGTCAGCCAAGTGGAAGCGCGGTCCTAG
- a CDS encoding GTP-binding protein yields the protein MMSTSIPFYILCGSLGAGKTTLLMRLLEHWKAQGQRTGVLMNEAGSVSIDGPRAGTLAEQVMNLAGGCVCCDTKEDLSWGIAQLVRDHGSEVLILECSGLADPAEVIDAVTDAYTARLASLRRVIALLHPVSTEESHSSAYVTTQAIRCADELILNKRDLYVPGHWEQFRTEIIKQNPYARLWETSHARLDVADLLAAHPSTPQLALTNVLFGKSRPGHPQRATYHPVATTVPLPGPLNRQRFLAWIKTIPKELERAKGYFRFATEPELQEFQYALPGQATISPLTLLDEPDAALVLIGRGYDVDRLRNELLATVENRLENS from the coding sequence ATGATGTCGACTTCCATTCCGTTCTATATCCTCTGCGGCTCGCTTGGTGCAGGCAAAACCACGCTCTTGATGCGACTCCTGGAGCATTGGAAAGCCCAGGGTCAACGGACCGGTGTGCTGATGAACGAAGCGGGATCGGTCAGCATTGATGGCCCACGCGCCGGTACGCTCGCGGAGCAAGTCATGAATCTGGCAGGCGGCTGCGTCTGCTGCGACACGAAAGAAGATCTCTCATGGGGTATCGCGCAGTTAGTGCGCGATCATGGGTCAGAGGTCCTGATTCTCGAATGTTCAGGGTTGGCTGATCCAGCTGAAGTGATCGACGCAGTCACCGATGCCTATACGGCACGGTTAGCTTCCCTTAGACGAGTCATCGCCCTGCTGCATCCAGTCTCAACGGAGGAAAGTCACTCAAGTGCTTATGTGACAACCCAAGCCATCCGTTGTGCGGACGAACTCATCTTGAACAAACGGGACCTCTATGTCCCTGGTCATTGGGAACAGTTCCGTACTGAGATCATCAAACAAAATCCCTATGCTCGTCTGTGGGAAACATCGCATGCCCGCCTCGATGTGGCGGATCTGTTGGCCGCCCATCCGTCGACCCCACAGCTGGCACTCACCAATGTCCTATTCGGCAAATCACGGCCAGGTCATCCCCAACGTGCGACCTATCATCCCGTTGCCACAACAGTCCCGCTACCCGGGCCATTGAATCGCCAGCGGTTTCTGGCGTGGATCAAGACAATCCCCAAGGAACTCGAACGGGCGAAAGGCTATTTCCGATTTGCCACCGAACCGGAACTGCAAGAATTTCAATATGCACTACCCGGGCAGGCCACGATCTCTCCGCTCACCCTGTTGGATGAACCGGATGCAGCGCTCGTGCTGATCGGACGAGGATATGATGTAGACCGTCTTCGGAACGAACTCTTAGCGACAGTAGAAAACCGCCTGGAGAATTCGTAA
- a CDS encoding acyltransferase, with amino-acid sequence MIASDSSVRSSTRPSADFRADIEGLRGIAILLVVLFHCDTPGLLGGFIGVDVFFVLSGFLITGLLIREVQTTAGLNLLEFYARRARRLLPAFTVTLVATLLIGTFVLTPQELDLASRAARSAALHMSNVFFDRNTGDYFSPNVQANPLLHTWSLAVEEQFYLFWPLLILLSIRWWRSTNALITLLAGLTLVSLAIGIGFTIKGGTFAFYELPARAWEFGIGGLALFLSQRNLDRFSRWWSAIGWLGFLAILGTAHFLSVASAVPFPGWVALIPTLGTAAILIAGTASSYRGIGALLTSPPVQRLGALSYSWYLWHWPFLVFAAALLPSLSLPGKLAVAALSLLAAAVSHHFIEQPIRFHQALLKRPALSVGLAAAVMVLSLGTALFSITVAEDLANEPSMRAITAATQTANRILTEQNCYPSLESPEVKWCDFGDERAAVRIVLFGDSHAMHWFASLKQMADSNGWKLTTVVKPSCPAFDIRPSTFQAQDVQQLDTYNTACAQWRTSAMTLIQDLHPTVVLLGNATSHLGQKYEHLFATPSQPSLDELRNGVRQTLIALKGHLVVVMRDTPHFPYHVPTCLARSIRQDRDPQAFCTADQSIVLNPDVYESEQAGAHDLSHVHFIDMTDLLCQMGTCKPVHGDTIVYKDFDHLTGDFTGRLMTGLTTALQTILATHFPSG; translated from the coding sequence ATGATCGCTTCTGACTCATCTGTGAGGAGTTCCACCAGACCGTCAGCAGACTTTCGTGCAGACATCGAGGGGCTGCGCGGCATCGCCATCCTCCTGGTGGTGCTGTTCCATTGCGACACACCTGGACTGTTAGGTGGTTTTATCGGAGTTGATGTGTTCTTTGTTCTGTCTGGGTTTCTGATCACCGGACTCTTGATTCGCGAGGTCCAGACGACAGCAGGGCTCAATCTGCTAGAGTTTTATGCTCGCCGTGCTCGACGATTACTCCCAGCATTTACCGTCACGTTAGTCGCAACACTCCTGATTGGAACCTTCGTTCTGACACCCCAGGAGCTGGATCTGGCTTCCCGTGCCGCGCGATCCGCGGCTCTTCATATGAGTAATGTATTCTTTGATAGAAATACAGGAGATTACTTCAGCCCGAACGTACAGGCCAACCCCTTGTTACACACGTGGTCGTTGGCCGTTGAAGAACAGTTCTACTTATTTTGGCCGTTACTGATCTTGTTGAGCATACGATGGTGGCGCTCGACGAATGCGCTCATCACCCTACTCGCCGGACTCACACTCGTCTCGTTGGCAATCGGAATCGGATTCACCATCAAAGGAGGAACGTTTGCCTTTTACGAGCTCCCGGCCAGAGCTTGGGAATTCGGTATTGGAGGACTCGCCTTGTTCCTGTCGCAAAGAAACCTAGACAGGTTCTCACGTTGGTGGTCCGCCATTGGCTGGCTCGGTTTCCTCGCGATCCTTGGCACGGCACACTTTCTCTCAGTTGCGAGTGCCGTTCCCTTCCCGGGATGGGTTGCGCTCATCCCCACACTGGGAACTGCTGCAATTCTGATCGCAGGGACAGCGTCTTCGTATCGTGGGATCGGAGCCCTCCTGACCTCCCCACCGGTACAACGCCTCGGAGCACTCTCCTATTCGTGGTATCTCTGGCATTGGCCGTTTCTGGTATTCGCTGCAGCACTTCTCCCATCTCTCTCCCTTCCTGGGAAGCTGGCTGTCGCAGCCCTATCCTTACTGGCCGCAGCAGTCAGTCACCATTTCATTGAACAACCGATTCGATTCCATCAGGCCTTGCTCAAACGTCCTGCCTTGTCAGTGGGTCTTGCTGCAGCCGTGATGGTATTGTCATTGGGTACCGCGTTGTTCTCCATCACAGTCGCTGAAGACTTGGCGAATGAGCCAAGCATGCGTGCCATCACTGCAGCAACGCAGACCGCCAACAGGATTCTGACAGAGCAGAATTGCTACCCTTCACTAGAATCGCCAGAAGTCAAATGGTGTGACTTTGGCGATGAGAGGGCAGCTGTTCGCATCGTTCTGTTCGGAGACTCTCACGCCATGCATTGGTTCGCCTCTCTGAAACAAATGGCGGACTCGAATGGATGGAAGTTAACCACCGTCGTCAAACCCTCATGCCCCGCTTTCGACATCAGACCAAGTACGTTTCAGGCCCAAGATGTCCAGCAATTGGATACATACAATACCGCCTGTGCCCAATGGCGCACATCGGCGATGACTCTCATCCAGGATCTGCATCCCACGGTGGTCCTCCTTGGGAATGCAACCAGTCATCTTGGACAAAAGTATGAACATCTCTTCGCCACACCTTCACAACCGTCGCTGGATGAGCTACGCAATGGGGTACGGCAGACTTTGATCGCATTGAAAGGACACCTTGTGGTCGTCATGCGTGACACCCCACATTTTCCGTATCATGTTCCGACCTGTCTTGCCAGATCTATCCGCCAGGATCGAGATCCTCAAGCCTTCTGCACCGCCGATCAATCGATCGTGCTCAATCCGGACGTCTATGAGTCTGAACAAGCCGGAGCCCACGACCTCTCACACGTCCATTTTATCGACATGACCGACCTTCTCTGCCAGATGGGGACTTGCAAACCCGTTCATGGCGACACCATCGTCTACAAAGACTTTGACCACCTGACAGGTGATTTTACAGGTCGGCTCATGACCGGACTGACGACTGCCCTACAGACGATTTTAGCAACGCACTTCCCTTCGGGCTAA